A single Penaeus chinensis breed Huanghai No. 1 chromosome 7, ASM1920278v2, whole genome shotgun sequence DNA region contains:
- the LOC125027569 gene encoding ADP-ribosylation factor 1: MGNIFANLFKGLFGKKEMRILMVGLDAAGKTTILYKLKLGEIVTTIPTIGFNVETVEYKNISFTVWDVGGQDKIRPLWRHYFQNTQGLIFVVDSNDRERIGEAREELMRMLAEDELRDAVLLIFANKQDLPNAMNAAEITDKLGLHSLRNRNWYIQATCATSGDGLYEGLDWLSNQLKNANR; this comes from the exons ATGGGCAACATATTTGCCAACCTTTTCAAAGGCCTTTTTGGGAAAAAGGAGATGCGCATCCTGATGGTGGGGTTGGATGCCGCTGGTAAAACAACAATCCTGTATAAGCTCAAGTTGGGAGAAATTGTAACCACAATTCCAACTATTG GTTTCAATGTCGAAACTGTAGAATACAAAAACATCAGTTTCACGGTATGGGATGTGGGCGGTCAAGATAAAATTCGACCATTGTGGCGCCATTACTTCCAGAACACACAG GGGCTTATCTTTGTAGTTGATTCAAATGATCGAGAAAGGattggagaggcgagagaggaactAATGCGTATGTTAGCAGAGGATGAACTCAGAGATGCTGTGCTACTCATATTCGCCAACAAACAG GACCTGCCAAATGCAATGAATGCAGCAGAAATTACAGACAAATTGGGACTGCATTCACTGAGGAACCGCAACTGGTATATCCAGGCAACGTGTGCTACAAGTGGAGATGGTCTTTATGAAGGCTTAGATTGGCTCAGCAACCAGCTGAAGAATGCTAACCGTTAA